From Candidatus Manganitrophaceae bacterium:
CCAAAGCCCTGGTTTCCTCGGAGAAAAGGTCTGTAGCGGTTTTTCCCGAAGACTTGTTGAGGACTGGGAGCCCCTCGAATCCGAACTTGTCCCTAATTTCATCAAAATCCGATGTAAGGTTTTCAAAATTGCCAATGAAGTCGACTTTGTTTCCAGAGGCGAAAACTAGTTTGTGCTGAGATTTGAAATGCCGGTCACTAATTCTATCGGGGATCTTTGAGACCTTCCTAACAAACTCATCGAAAGAATCGTCATTTTTTAGATAGCCGAAAAGATAGTTTGCGAACATAAACTTGGATTCGTCTTCTTTGTTGAACTTAGCTCTGTAGCAGGATGCTAGCCTCTCATATGGGTCTCGAACAAATGCAAATACGAAGTAAGAGTTTTTTTTCTTCGGGATTCTTCTGTGAGAGAGATGCGATGTGTGTTGGTGAATCATTACTCCAGGGGGTGGTGAGCCATAGATGGCTGTCTTTATTGACGAGCATGCTGATTTTGCCACGCTAGCGAAAATTACTTCCTTTTCGTTCAGGATAATGAAATCCGGAGAGTCGAGTTCTCCTCTTATGACAGTTCTAGCTATGTCCCTTAGGAACTGATATGTGTTTATCGGTGAGATCTTCATAGTCGGGCCTCAGAAAATATATCCTCTATGGTTCTGCTTGGTTCGGCCAATATCATGATGCGGGTTGAGAGCTTGGTGTCCTTAATGAGCATGTGATGTCAAGAGGCGGGAATGTTTTGTTTTATGCGTATGCTTGCAAATGGCCAGTATAAACCATGATGAAAGTGAAATGATATGTCTCTTCCCAATTGGCAGAGGGCTTTGCGAATGGATGTTTTTTTGGTAGGCGTTCCGAAGGCTGGAACTACCTGGTTATCCCATGTCTTAGATCAGCATGCTGGGATTAATCTCTCCGACCCGAAAGAGCCGAACTTTGTTGCTACGCACAAAGGTACTTTCACGAGAGATGAGGAAGAGCCCGATTGGGTAGAATACAACGGTTTCTTTTCGGGAAATGGCCTAAAGATGGATGCATCGGTGCATACTTTTGCTTGTCCGATTGCTCCGAGGAGAATAAAATCTAATTTCCCCGATGGGCGATTTATCCTTTGCCTCAGGGAACCGGTTTCCAGAACCGTCAGTCACTGGAACATGATAAGGAGCTCTGACGAGGACAGCGAAAACGATCGCAGATGGGATAAGTTCCATGAAGCTTGGTTGGACGAGTCATTGCGTGTAGACTCCATGTACGGGGCATCGATGGCAAAATGGCTGGAGGAATTTGACTTAGATAGGTTCGTCATCATTGACAGTTCACGAATGAAATACGAGCCAATGAAAGTTATCAGAAAAATTGAGGAATTCCTAGGGATAGACGAGTGGGATTATGATTTGAAGATGGGCAGACATGCAAACTCAGCCGCAAGCAATCGACAGACGACTATTTTTGGGGGAATCGTGAGGATTGTATTCTCACTAATCCCTGGAATTGTTAAATCGCCGATTGTAAAGTACCTACAGAAGAGAGACTGGAACATCTACAGGTTGCCCCTGCTTAGTCGAAGGGAGGTTGTTTGCGCGTTGGATGATGCCCACTACCGAGTTTGCGGTGTGGAACTATGTGAGGATCTGGCTTTGTTTGAGAATCAAACTGGCTTCGATGTTTCTGAATGGGTGAGGGAGATTCAGGATAGGGTTCAGTAGCCAAACTGCTCCAGCACTGCAGAATTTTGCTCTGCGAATTTCAATAGTTCGGGATTGGTTCTGTGGGAAAATGCCCTACTTGGGTCCAGTGTTTCCATCATTTGGTCCAATTTCTCCCGATTTATTGGAACGCCGGCAAAATCCATTAGCCCTTCAAGCGTCGTTTCAGGTTGGGTGAGAATTTCTTCGAATCTAACCCGCAGCACTCCCTCTCTATTTCCAATGGCTGAGTCCTCGATTCTGACGTGCTCTACCCAGAAGTCCAGGGCATTCTTGAGGGTAGCAGCCCTTTGTCCCCTCCTAATGGGAGACTGGCTCTTTCTCCATCGATAGGTCGGGAGCCATCTTTCGAATCGCCCGACATCTTGGCTCCAGTGCCTGTTGCTCCTAGTATGAAGGCTTGAAGCGACGTCGACACCGTGTCTCATGACGTGTACAACCTTCATTTCTGGCCAGATGGATAGCCAGATTGGCAAGGCCGGCCCGGTTCGTGGGTCCTTCCAACCCCATGGCTCGGTTATGTCGAAGATCCCGTTCTTGAGAGACCTCCCGGAGAACTTCTTGCTAGATCTACTAGAAATCCTTGTTCTCAGGTACTCCACGACCCTTTCACTTGCTGGGTGGAAATCGATTAGTTCCGATAGTGCCTCTGGACGGGCCCAGTCCGCACCAGCGTTTGCGTAAATCCATTTATTTAGGTCGATGAAGAACTTGGACTCATGATCCTCCTGGAGGTCCTTGCCCATGAGAATTCCCAGTTGATCAAGTAGGCGGGAGATTAGGCTGGTGCCACTTCTGTGCATGCCAACAACCACTAT
This genomic window contains:
- a CDS encoding sulfotransferase; protein product: MLGGHVTEPIVVVGMHRSGTSLISRLLDQLGILMGKDLQEDHESKFFIDLNKWIYANAGADWARPEALSELIDFHPASERVVEYLRTRISSRSSKKFSGRSLKNGIFDITEPWGWKDPRTGPALPIWLSIWPEMKVVHVMRHGVDVASSLHTRSNRHWSQDVGRFERWLPTYRWRKSQSPIRRGQRAATLKNALDFWVEHVRIEDSAIGNREGVLRVRFEEILTQPETTLEGLMDFAGVPINREKLDQMMETLDPSRAFSHRTNPELLKFAEQNSAVLEQFGY